CGCCTCCATCGTGACCCTCTACGAGGACAGCCCTGATGACTTCGATGCCCTCCTCAGCCGATACGGGGTGGACTTCGTCTGCGGCTACTTCCACCTCTCTGGCGACTTCGAGAAGGACTACGCCCACGCCGAGCGCTACCTCCGATTCCTCCAAGGCCGTGGCCCGAAGGTGATGAACCTTCAGGCGGGAGCGAGAGCGAAGGAGGGCGTCACGGAGCCGGTGCTGGCCCGGACCGCCGAGCAGGCCGCCAGACTGGGCGAGTTGGGCAACCGCTACGGCATCCGCTTCTGCCTGCATCCGCACTACGCCACCAACGTCGAACGCCAGAACGAACTCGACTACGTGATGGCGCAGGTGCCCGAGTCGGTCCTCGGCCTCACCATCGACACCGCTCACGCCGTCCTGGGGGGGATGGACCCGGTCCAGCTGGCCCGGCAGTACGGCCCGCGGGTGGGCTACATGCACGTGAAAGACGTGCAGCCACTGGCCCCGGAGGGCACCCCCTGGTACGACACTTTCCGCGAGCTAGGCCGTGGGGTGATCAACTTCGTGGCCGTGGCCGAGGAATTGAAGCAGGCGGGCTACGAGGGGGTGCTCTGCGTGGAGTTGGATCGGCCGCGGGTCAGCGGCT
This DNA window, taken from Anaerolineae bacterium, encodes the following:
- a CDS encoding sugar phosphate isomerase/epimerase gives rise to the protein MRAGINVWTWGINSREQFEQGVKEVSDIGYRAVENIASIVTLYEDSPDDFDALLSRYGVDFVCGYFHLSGDFEKDYAHAERYLRFLQGRGPKVMNLQAGARAKEGVTEPVLARTAEQAARLGELGNRYGIRFCLHPHYATNVERQNELDYVMAQVPESVLGLTIDTAHAVLGGMDPVQLARQYGPRVGYMHVKDVQPLAPEGTPWYDTFRELGRGVINFVAVAEELKQAGYEGVLCVELDRPRVSGYKSAAISYAYLKDELASYW